From the Kribbella sp. CA-293567 genome, the window GGTCGAGTTGCCGATGACCATGCGTCGCAGGGGAGACGGGACCAGCAAGAAGGGGCCGGGGCTCGTCTACGGTGCCAACTACGCGCGAGTGATGACCACTACCTGGCTGCGGGAGTACGTGCCACGCACAGTACGGTTTGGCCGAAAGGAACAGGTATCCGGCGCTCGACCGCCCGCGTGACCGGTACGACGAACCTGTCGTAGATCGCCACCAGCTTCGGGTTCGGCGCCGTGCTGCCACCTCGCCGAACCGCTGCCCACCAAGCGATTCCACCCAGCAGGTTGACCGGTTTCGCGACCTCGACCTGTAGTCCCGCCCGCCGTACGGCGTCGCTGACGGTGGCCGGGGTGTAGCGGCGGAAGTGCCCGACGCGTCGATCGAACTCGCCGTACAGCTGCTGGTAGCCGGGCACCCACAACACGATGGTGCCGCCGGGAACGACCAGCTCCGCCAGGCCGGCCAGCGCCGCCGCGTCGTCCTCCAGGTGCTCCAGCACGTTGATCGCGATCACCGTCTCGACCGGCTCGGCCAGCGAAAATTTGTTGCCCAAGGCAAATTGCTGCGCCTCGACCTCGGGTCGGCCGGCGAACCGCTGGGCCATCAGGGCGACCGCATCGGGGTCGGCATCGGTGACCACCAACCGGTCCAGACCGGTCAGGCCGGCGGCGAACTCGCCGAGTCCGGCGCCGACCTCGAGCACCGAGCGGCCGCAGTACGGCGTGATCAGTTCTCGCTGGTAGCGGCGGTACCGCGGCTGGCCGGCGCCGCCCTGCTCGAGGGCGCGGCCGGTGGCGTTGCTGAA encodes:
- a CDS encoding class I SAM-dependent methyltransferase, whose product is MQEHTGAFSNATGRALEQGGAGQPRYRRYQRELITPYCGRSVLEVGAGLGEFAAGLTGLDRLVVTDADPDAVALMAQRFAGRPEVEAQQFALGNKFSLAEPVETVIAINVLEHLEDDAAALAGLAELVVPGGTIVLWVPGYQQLYGEFDRRVGHFRRYTPATVSDAVRRAGLQVEVAKPVNLLGGIAWWAAVRRGGSTAPNPKLVAIYDRFVVPVTRAVERRIPVPFGQTVLCVARTPAAR